The following coding sequences are from one Pigmentibacter sp. JX0631 window:
- a CDS encoding toprim domain-containing protein: protein MNFASFASPEWVKALQICNIDLGYGIKEGNEIVFKNIFTGSQKYHSLRYLIRKQVFMNHCASGSEMHLTPVKLISKLTQISEKEAWILLQKELGKWKDFPSPTLISLNKYKKENVPTNSKNYSEFRTFSDCMQNEWYQRRCELLTLIAKELELTKNKNASKQVLEWWEKRGFNLECAFYGKKSFVLLNSPEQLEKLNCVQKLTLEEKYLTGIWKPHAITNKPCLQWISKDYLAMFFCWNYLNDPNGNAIEYVTGIRARYTNIQPTNQPKEVTLGIKHIPELEGFPASIGYYGLLIPKALDHKNTSWLQYNGCENFTVILTEGCTDMLAGRHLLKRSDVIWATSGQIQSAMWKDNLRLIRNCKRLIIAFNNDNKSKLNTGQELAIKTKEAAEQFGIKNVELFPIELLESCNDLNDLLKKKKASNSNLEAFKNYF, encoded by the coding sequence ATGAATTTTGCTTCATTTGCTTCCCCTGAATGGGTTAAGGCTCTGCAAATTTGTAATATAGATTTAGGCTATGGCATTAAAGAAGGAAATGAAATTGTCTTTAAAAATATTTTCACTGGTAGCCAAAAGTATCATTCCTTACGATATTTAATTAGGAAACAAGTCTTCATGAACCATTGTGCTAGTGGTTCAGAAATGCATTTGACTCCTGTTAAATTGATTTCTAAATTAACGCAAATTTCAGAAAAAGAAGCTTGGATACTTTTGCAAAAGGAATTAGGGAAGTGGAAAGACTTCCCTAGTCCAACACTTATAAGCTTAAATAAATATAAAAAAGAAAATGTTCCAACTAATTCAAAAAATTATTCTGAATTTAGAACATTTTCTGATTGCATGCAAAATGAATGGTATCAAAGACGTTGCGAACTTTTAACTTTAATTGCCAAAGAATTAGAACTTACAAAAAATAAAAATGCATCCAAGCAAGTATTAGAGTGGTGGGAAAAAAGAGGATTCAATTTAGAATGTGCATTTTATGGCAAAAAATCTTTTGTCTTACTAAATTCCCCTGAACAATTAGAAAAATTAAATTGTGTTCAAAAGTTAACACTTGAAGAAAAATATTTAACAGGAATTTGGAAACCCCATGCCATCACAAATAAACCTTGTTTGCAATGGATTAGTAAAGACTATTTAGCAATGTTCTTTTGCTGGAATTATTTAAATGATCCAAATGGCAATGCAATAGAATATGTTACAGGAATAAGAGCACGGTATACAAACATACAACCAACAAACCAACCAAAAGAAGTTACATTAGGAATAAAACATATTCCTGAATTAGAAGGATTTCCTGCTAGCATTGGTTACTATGGTTTACTTATTCCAAAAGCTTTAGATCATAAAAATACATCATGGTTGCAATACAACGGTTGTGAAAATTTTACTGTTATTTTGACTGAAGGCTGCACAGATATGCTGGCAGGCAGACATTTATTAAAAAGAAGTGATGTTATTTGGGCCACATCAGGACAAATTCAAAGTGCAATGTGGAAAGATAACTTAAGATTAATTCGTAATTGTAAACGACTTATTATTGCTTTTAATAACGACAATAAATCTAAATTAAATACAGGCCAAGAATTAGCCATTAAAACAAAAGAAGCCGCAGAACAATTTGGCATAAAAAATGTAGAACTTTTTCCCATTGAATTATTAGAAAGTTGCAATGATTTAAATGATTTACTCAAAAAAAAGAAAGCCTCTAACAGCAACTTAGAAGCTTTCAAAAACTACTTTTAG
- a CDS encoding VapE domain-containing protein, which produces MPQYNISYENKQVENIKKYRQEKNHHLTNIVTAKSIDELLRKEVLKYKLKGFSQLRITEYIFQNSLKNLYYYESNKEHPTKRIRFHKEHILNTISVMDHEIAFQNLEEIKKKIQYKGSSYQTSLAIFTKFILPALNHDSQNNPEIIAKVIMHFIWQVKRKMNALKVQNHLCPIFINVHQGVGKTEFVKNLCKPFSQFGSFFLNKSVGEIVDSREIASNLERNILFLDELAQAEKSDISYLKNIITTETLSPRILGSNKTIHVENKSTFIATANVLNLAEKIKDDTGNRRFFPIEVKSFKEISVPYYALENLNYLTENEKRDGYLYPLNFDGTWLWTLVDENWKCFLSLEEIAAIQKKHTVLTDVDEFIEIFNISIDKNSSAILISDLFYVFKKIFPKSKFDQIKSFSNEMTKRFNEAKVNNAGQRKKHTGFQLSINETFNGYLY; this is translated from the coding sequence ATGCCGCAATATAATATAAGTTATGAAAATAAGCAAGTTGAGAATATTAAAAAATATAGACAAGAAAAAAACCATCATTTGACAAATATTGTTACTGCAAAATCTATTGATGAATTATTAAGAAAAGAAGTTTTAAAATATAAACTAAAAGGGTTTAGTCAATTAAGAATAACTGAATATATATTTCAAAACTCTTTAAAAAACTTATATTACTATGAAAGTAATAAAGAACACCCAACAAAACGCATTCGTTTTCATAAAGAGCATATTTTAAATACAATTAGCGTTATGGATCATGAAATTGCATTTCAAAATTTAGAAGAAATTAAAAAGAAAATTCAATATAAAGGCTCAAGTTATCAAACTTCTTTAGCTATATTTACTAAGTTTATATTACCAGCTTTAAATCATGACAGTCAAAATAATCCCGAAATAATTGCTAAAGTAATAATGCATTTTATTTGGCAAGTAAAAAGAAAAATGAATGCCTTAAAAGTTCAAAATCACTTATGTCCTATATTTATCAATGTTCATCAGGGTGTAGGTAAGACAGAGTTTGTTAAAAACTTATGCAAACCATTTAGTCAATTTGGTTCCTTCTTTTTAAATAAAAGTGTTGGAGAAATTGTTGACTCAAGAGAAATTGCCTCTAACTTAGAACGCAATATTTTATTTTTAGATGAACTTGCCCAAGCTGAAAAAAGTGACATCAGTTATTTAAAAAATATTATTACGACAGAAACCTTATCTCCAAGAATTTTAGGCTCTAATAAAACCATACATGTTGAAAATAAATCTACTTTTATTGCAACTGCAAATGTTTTAAATTTAGCAGAGAAAATTAAAGATGATACTGGAAACAGACGTTTCTTTCCTATTGAAGTAAAATCATTTAAAGAAATAAGCGTTCCCTATTATGCTTTAGAAAATTTAAATTATTTAACTGAAAATGAAAAAAGAGATGGTTATTTATATCCTTTAAATTTTGATGGTACTTGGCTATGGACCCTAGTTGATGAAAACTGGAAATGTTTTTTATCCTTAGAAGAAATTGCAGCCATTCAAAAGAAACACACTGTTTTAACTGACGTTGATGAATTTATTGAAATTTTTAATATATCGATAGATAAAAATAGTTCAGCTATTTTAATTTCAGACTTATTTTATGTGTTTAAAAAGATATTTCCAAAAAGTAAATTCGACCAAATTAAAAGCTTTTCAAATGAAATGACGAAACGGTTTAATGAAGCCAAAGTTAATAATGCAGGACAAAGGAAAAAACATACAGGTTTTCAGTTATCTATAAATGAAACATTTAATGGCTATTTATATTAA
- a CDS encoding site-specific integrase: protein MHQSTNRLAGIRFLQRINKWEARVSVQGEHYSKTFIKQEDAIHWRELMLKPSVNLVPTCETLFPQWLENPFGAYSPQTLFIYEQNVRLYLDKAFGHLKPEEITEQAILTFVLNLASSTTNQGKKRSLKSIKNIVGCFSSFLDWCCFKSYLEDNPLKRSKVKNNLSIFYKKNRLENNQANTIKKKALTKEEAKLLIAQAYKRGLQTGLIIEFLIYTGLRIGEAAALTWGDLNYLKTDNLGTVSLFITIDKTMNHRTKSIQRSAKCGSNGQVEISYSIALKLEQWKKIASEYGYPISSLDFLFPFVAQSPKDFSALISSLARKANIKHVTAHGLRHTTITFLASSGHSMQVVQKIARHKTSDMTTAYFDATQLPVTGVTASIEGILG from the coding sequence ATGCATCAAAGTACTAATAGATTAGCAGGCATTCGTTTTTTACAACGCATCAATAAATGGGAAGCGAGGGTTTCTGTTCAGGGGGAGCACTATTCAAAGACTTTTATTAAACAAGAGGATGCCATACATTGGCGAGAGCTCATGCTAAAACCTTCTGTTAATTTAGTTCCAACCTGTGAAACTTTATTTCCACAATGGCTTGAAAATCCGTTTGGTGCTTATTCTCCTCAAACACTTTTTATCTATGAACAAAATGTAAGATTATACTTGGATAAAGCCTTTGGACATTTGAAACCTGAAGAAATAACAGAACAAGCCATTTTAACGTTTGTTTTAAATTTAGCTAGCTCTACTACCAACCAAGGCAAAAAACGCTCTCTAAAGTCCATTAAAAACATTGTTGGTTGTTTCAGTTCATTTTTAGATTGGTGTTGTTTTAAAAGTTACTTAGAAGATAACCCTTTGAAACGTTCTAAAGTGAAAAATAACTTAAGTATTTTTTATAAGAAAAATCGGTTAGAAAATAATCAAGCAAATACAATAAAGAAAAAAGCTCTTACCAAAGAAGAAGCTAAATTACTCATAGCCCAAGCTTACAAACGAGGATTGCAAACAGGACTGATTATAGAATTTTTAATTTATACAGGATTAAGAATTGGAGAAGCCGCAGCTCTTACATGGGGTGATCTAAATTATTTAAAAACAGATAACCTTGGCACTGTTTCTTTATTTATTACGATTGATAAAACCATGAACCACCGCACGAAAAGCATTCAACGCTCTGCAAAATGTGGTTCTAATGGGCAAGTAGAAATTTCTTATTCCATTGCACTAAAGTTAGAACAGTGGAAAAAAATAGCTTCTGAATATGGCTATCCTATTTCTAGCTTAGACTTTCTATTTCCTTTTGTTGCTCAAAGTCCTAAAGACTTTTCTGCTCTAATTTCTTCCTTAGCTAGAAAAGCAAATATCAAACACGTTACTGCTCACGGGCTTAGACATACAACAATTACTTTCTTAGCAAGTTCAGGCCATTCTATGCAAGTAGTTCAAAAAATAGCTCGGCATAAAACTTCTGATATGACGACTGCATATTTTGATGCAACCCAACTTCCTGTTACTGGTGTTACTGCTAGTATTGAAGGGATTTTGGGGTGA